Proteins from a single region of Ignavibacteria bacterium:
- the yidD gene encoding membrane protein insertion efficiency factor YidD: protein MRTLIRFYQIVISPILPQNQCRFQPSCSNYALDAFKKHSFLSALWLSAKRIAKCHPFHQGGFDSVPERK, encoded by the coding sequence GTGCGTACCCTCATCCGTTTTTACCAAATTGTTATCTCCCCGATACTTCCGCAGAACCAATGCAGATTTCAGCCATCGTGTTCAAACTATGCGCTTGATGCATTTAAGAAACATTCATTCCTTTCCGCTTTGTGGCTGTCGGCGAAACGAATTGCAAAATGTCATCCGTTTCACCAGGGAGGATTTGATTCCGTTCCCGAAAGAAAGTAA